The Merismopedia glauca CCAP 1448/3 DNA segment TTGATGGATATTTTCTGCAATAGGTTGACCATCTTCAGTAAACATTGGGGGCATTGTTACCCATTTAAGGCTAGGATGATGGAATAAAGTGCGGATAGCTTCATCATCTTCTCGGTGTTCTAAAACATAAGCGCGGAGTTCGGAGACACTCATTTCTGT contains these protein-coding regions:
- a CDS encoding DUF6887 family protein encodes the protein MKPNFTEMSVSELRAYVLEHREDDEAIRTLFHHPSLKWVTMPPMFTEDGQPIAENIHQAEETLRQHLEQKNK